The proteins below are encoded in one region of Apium graveolens cultivar Ventura chromosome 4, ASM990537v1, whole genome shotgun sequence:
- the LOC141718008 gene encoding triacylglycerol lipase 2-like isoform X2 — protein MMSLQASSNLTACLALVVLTYSHHALAETTNDQANTAQSTGICYAAEIMHGYKCQEYDVTTADGYILSLQRFPQGKTGGSNKQPVLLQHGVLVDGMTWLFNPANQSLALILADNGYDVWIANTRGTRYSRRHVSLDSSNPDYWDWTWDALVAHDLPATIDFVYEQTGQKLHYVGHSLGTLVALTSFSEGKHVDKVKSAALLSPIAYLNHMTTALGVLAARAFVGEITTIAGFAEFNPKGEPVANFLKVLCLDPQVNCLDLITALTGKNCCLNTTTVDLFLKNEPQSTATKNLVHLAQTIRDGRLAKYDYGSTDFNQKHYGDSQPPVYNLSNIPHDLPLFLSYGGQDSLSDVKDVEKLLDNLKLHDVDKINIQYIEDFAHSDFILGTTAKDIVYNQIMAFFKRH, from the exons ATGATGAGTCTCCAAGCTTCATCTAACTTAACTGCTTGTTTAGCTCTAGTAGTCCTAACATATTCTCATCATGCTTTGGCGGAAACCACCAATGATCAAGCTAACACTGCACAATCAACTGGTATATGTTACGCTGCGGAGATCATGCATGGTTACAAGTGCCAGGAGTATGAT GTTACTACAGCTGATGGCTATATTTTGAGTCTGCAAAGATTCCCACAAGGTAAAACTGGTGGAAGTAATAAGCAGCCTGTCTTGCTGCAGCACGGGGTTCTTGTG GATGGAATGACATGGCTGTTCAATCCAGCTAACCAATCTCTAGCACTAATATTAGCTGATAATGGTTATGATGTGTGGATTGCTAATACTAGAGGCACCAGATATAGCCGAAGACATGTATCCCTTGATTCCAGTAACCCG GATTATTGGGACTGGACATGGGATGCTTTGGTCGCTCATGACTTACCAGCCACAATTGATTTTGTGTATGAACAAACAGGGCAAAAGCTTCATTATGTAGGCCACTCATTG GGAACTTTAGTAGCTCTAACTTCATTCTCGGAAGGAAAACATGTAGACAAGGTGAAATCAGCAGCACTGCTAAGTCCAATTGCTTACCTGAACCATATGACCACCGCCCTTGGTGTTCTTGCAGCTAGAGCCTTTGTTGGTGAA ATTACTACAATAGCCGGTTTTGCAGAATTCAATCCAAAAGG TGAGCCAGTAGCCAACTTTCTCAAGGTTTTGTGCCTTGATCCGCAAGTAAACTGTTTAGATCTAATCACTGCACTTACAG GTAAGAACTGCTGTCTCAACACCACTACTGTTGACCTTTTTTTGAAGAATGAGCCTCAATCTACAGCAACTAAGAATTTGGTGCATCTAGCTCAAA CCATTCGAGATGGAAGACTGGCTAAATACGACTATGGAAGCACTGACTTCAACCAAAAGCATTATGGTGATTCTCAGCCTCCTGTCTACAACTTGTCCAACATTCCGCACGACCTCCCTCTTTTCCTGAGTTATGGGGGCCAAGATTCTCTTTCGGATGTTAAGGATGTTGAGAAGTTGCTTGATAATCTGAAATTGCATGATGTAGACAAGATAAACATTCAGTACATTGAAGATTTTGCACATTCAGATTTCATATTAGGGACCACTGCCAAGGATATCGTGTATAACCAAATAATGGCCTTTTTTAAACGCCACTAA
- the LOC141718008 gene encoding triacylglycerol lipase 2-like isoform X1: MMSLQASSNLTACLALVVLTYSHHALAETTNDQANTAQSTGICYAAEIMHGYKCQEYDVTTADGYILSLQRFPQGKTGGSNKQPVLLQHGVLVDGMTWLFNPANQSLALILADNGYDVWIANTRGTRYSRRHVSLDSSNPDYWDWTWDALVAHDLPATIDFVYEQTGQKLHYVGHSLGTLVALTSFSEGKHVDKVKSAALLSPIAYLNHMTTALGVLAARAFVGEITTIAGFAEFNPKGEPVANFLKVLCLDPQVNCLDLITALTGKNCCLNTTTVDLFLKNEPQSTATKNLVHLAQSKLTIRDGRLAKYDYGSTDFNQKHYGDSQPPVYNLSNIPHDLPLFLSYGGQDSLSDVKDVEKLLDNLKLHDVDKINIQYIEDFAHSDFILGTTAKDIVYNQIMAFFKRH; this comes from the exons ATGATGAGTCTCCAAGCTTCATCTAACTTAACTGCTTGTTTAGCTCTAGTAGTCCTAACATATTCTCATCATGCTTTGGCGGAAACCACCAATGATCAAGCTAACACTGCACAATCAACTGGTATATGTTACGCTGCGGAGATCATGCATGGTTACAAGTGCCAGGAGTATGAT GTTACTACAGCTGATGGCTATATTTTGAGTCTGCAAAGATTCCCACAAGGTAAAACTGGTGGAAGTAATAAGCAGCCTGTCTTGCTGCAGCACGGGGTTCTTGTG GATGGAATGACATGGCTGTTCAATCCAGCTAACCAATCTCTAGCACTAATATTAGCTGATAATGGTTATGATGTGTGGATTGCTAATACTAGAGGCACCAGATATAGCCGAAGACATGTATCCCTTGATTCCAGTAACCCG GATTATTGGGACTGGACATGGGATGCTTTGGTCGCTCATGACTTACCAGCCACAATTGATTTTGTGTATGAACAAACAGGGCAAAAGCTTCATTATGTAGGCCACTCATTG GGAACTTTAGTAGCTCTAACTTCATTCTCGGAAGGAAAACATGTAGACAAGGTGAAATCAGCAGCACTGCTAAGTCCAATTGCTTACCTGAACCATATGACCACCGCCCTTGGTGTTCTTGCAGCTAGAGCCTTTGTTGGTGAA ATTACTACAATAGCCGGTTTTGCAGAATTCAATCCAAAAGG TGAGCCAGTAGCCAACTTTCTCAAGGTTTTGTGCCTTGATCCGCAAGTAAACTGTTTAGATCTAATCACTGCACTTACAG GTAAGAACTGCTGTCTCAACACCACTACTGTTGACCTTTTTTTGAAGAATGAGCCTCAATCTACAGCAACTAAGAATTTGGTGCATCTAGCTCAAAGTAAGTTAA CCATTCGAGATGGAAGACTGGCTAAATACGACTATGGAAGCACTGACTTCAACCAAAAGCATTATGGTGATTCTCAGCCTCCTGTCTACAACTTGTCCAACATTCCGCACGACCTCCCTCTTTTCCTGAGTTATGGGGGCCAAGATTCTCTTTCGGATGTTAAGGATGTTGAGAAGTTGCTTGATAATCTGAAATTGCATGATGTAGACAAGATAAACATTCAGTACATTGAAGATTTTGCACATTCAGATTTCATATTAGGGACCACTGCCAAGGATATCGTGTATAACCAAATAATGGCCTTTTTTAAACGCCACTAA
- the LOC141718009 gene encoding uncharacterized protein At3g27210-like — MGSCVSSHKRKHSDIKLQKSISCKSDQIIFSPVKPIGDLGSKLQPDPSINFPDLGSKEEAFFDSQAWLDSDCNDDFMSVNGEFTPSRGNTPIHSFTTAAPPVDKPFFEDSALGGAIKKQSSPPEKKMSLSDLFNQSFRAKQDAADEQDTSGSSSDTNCSSSLQSSERAPNGDFKAEREKSLVSLQCCLPHLGKQVTLLKEAR, encoded by the exons ATGGGTTCTTGCGTTTCATCTCACAAACGTAAACACTCAGATATCAAGCTTCAAAAATCTATTAGTTGTAAATCTGATCAGATTATATTTTCACCTGTAAAACCCATTGGTGATCTTGGTTCCAAATTACAGCCTGACCCTTCTATCAATTTCCCTGATCTTG GTAGTAAAGAAGAAGCCTTCTTCGATTCACAGGCCTGGTTAGATTCAGATTGTAATGACGACTTCATGAGCGTTAATGGAG AGTTTACCCCATCTCGTGGTAACACTCCGATACATAGTTTCACTACTGCAGCTCCACCAGTCGACAAACCCTTTTTTGAGGACTCAGCCCTGGGTGGTGCAATAAAAAAACAATCATCCCCACCTGAGAAGAAAATGAGTTTATCCGACCTATTTAATCAGAGTTTCCGAGCTAAACAGGATGCTGCTGATGAACAAGATACATCTGGTAGTTCAAGTGACACAAATTGTAGCTCAAGTTTGCAAAGCAGCGAACGAGCCCCAAATGGAGATTTCAAGGCTGAGCGCGAGAAATCTTTGGTGTCGTTGCAGTGTTGCCTTCCACATCTGGGCAAGCAAGTAACTTTACTGAAAGAAGCAAGATAA